The genomic DNA AAAATTTACTTTTTTGTATTCCTACAGTATCACAAAACTCTTTTATATTGAAGTTTTTTTCTTCCATTAAGATTGGAACAATTATTAATTCGTAAATAGATTTATTAAAAACTAATAGTTTATGATTTCTATCAAAAATGAATCCTCTATCAGGAATAATAATTTCCTTTTTTATAGAAGTATTTAAAGCGTTTAATATATATTTATTAGTATAAATTTGTATATAAAATAATCTAGATATTAATATAAAACCTATAGTACCTAATAATAAATAGAAACTAAATAATTTTTTCAATTTTTTGTTTTTCTAAGAAAAAAATAGATAATACATAAAATTGTTGTAAAAACACTACTAAATAATATTTTGAAAAAAATTATTTTACTTATTACAACTGATCCATTTAATAATTCTATCATTAATAATGATATATCATGTATGATAACTAATGAAAAAATATAAAATATTTTTTTTAAAAATGATAAATTATAAATTGAAAAATTTTGTTGATTAAAATTATTTCCATCAAAAAATTTTAAAAAATTATTTCTTAAATAAGCAGATAAAGTAGTAGAAAAAGCATGTGTTCCACCTGTATTCATAAAACAATCTATAATAAAACCAATTAAAAAAGAAAAAAATAAAAATATATATTTATTCCATTTATATGGATAAATTAATATAAAAATAATATATACATAAGAATATACTCCCAAAAATATAGGATGATTAAAAATTGATATTTGAATCAAACAAATGGAAAAAACATAAAATGTTGAAACAACAAAATTTTTTATAAAATTCATTTACTAATTTTCAACTTTATTAATATCAACCCATTCTTTTTTTAATAAATTTTTAACAACATACGCATTACCTATAGTAGAAAAATCAGTAAATAATTTTACTTGTATTATAAAACTTGCATGTTCACTATCTAATTTATATGATTTTATAGTACCAATCGGTATTCCTTCTGGAAAGGTACCGGATTTTCCATCTGTTTCTATAATGTCTCCTATATTTATTTTACAATATTTAGGAATATCATATAAAATTACATATTTATAACTGTCCCCATTCCATAAAATGGTACCAAAGTTTTTATTTTTTTTTATTCTTGCATTAATTTTAATTTTTAAATTAAGAAGTGACATAGCTGTACTAAAATGTGGGGTCGTTTTAATAATAATTCCGGCAATACCATTAGGTAAAATTAACCCCATATCTATTTTAATACCATCTAAACTACCTTTATTAATAATCATGTAGTTTTCTTGTTTATTAATACTATTTCCTATAATTTTTACTGGAGTAAAAGTATATTCTTGTAAGTATTCTATATTTTTTTCTTTAAAATTATCAGATATTTTTATTATATTTGAAAATATACTTTCATTATGTAATCTACTATTTTCATTTAAAAGATTTTCATTTTCTTTTGCTAAAGAAAAATAATTTTGTAATCCATAAATAGTTCTATAAATACTCCCAACTATAAAATTAGATCCATTATAAATTAATTTTGAACTTGAATTTAAATTTGAAAAAGAAAA from Blattabacterium cuenoti includes the following:
- the mreD gene encoding rod shape-determining protein MreD, whose amino-acid sequence is MNFIKNFVVSTFYVFSICLIQISIFNHPIFLGVYSYVYIIFILIYPYKWNKYIFLFFSFLIGFIIDCFMNTGGTHAFSTTLSAYLRNNFLKFFDGNNFNQQNFSIYNLSFLKKIFYIFSLVIIHDISLLMIELLNGSVVISKIIFFKILFSSVFTTILCIIYFFLRKTKN
- the mreC gene encoding rod shape-determining protein MreC, with amino-acid sequence MRDFFYFLLKWRFLILFFLLEFVSIFFSFSNLNSSSKLIYNGSNFIVGSIYRTIYGLQNYFSLAKENENLLNENSRLHNESIFSNIIKISDNFKEKNIEYLQEYTFTPVKIIGNSINKQENYMIINKGSLDGIKIDMGLILPNGIAGIIIKTTPHFSTAMSLLNLKIKINARIKKNKNFGTILWNGDSYKYVILYDIPKYCKINIGDIIETDGKSGTFPEGIPIGTIKSYKLDSEHASFIIQVKLFTDFSTIGNAYVVKNLLKKEWVDINKVEN